From a region of the Methanolobus tindarius DSM 2278 genome:
- a CDS encoding PAS domain S-box protein, whose translation MARRGGHIISSEKIQEKKYSLLNGNTNCRMSDAVISFLWKGDDKKHVISVSENISLLGYHPDEFISGKIIFEDIVYPSDIEAIRQSYSQYIKDENNPFFIADYRLRSIDGKICEVSERTVKISRDDLSLYHGIISVKRSFEFDTDKEKSYCKSIVDGIQSPLLILDNTFHVFSANRYFYELFKLKPENTEGKHFLNLHNANKEELGSFFDRVLQDEYFFDSVEVGCTIDGLGERTMRLSARPLDTGMDRKKLILVSIEDITSQKIAEAKLRASEEKYSNLVEKGNDGILIVDRKGTLSFANSKFSQMIEIKEQELSDRNLLDFVPFDYHRMIGIRLKKVLKDMRSIRRNDEVEFIKAEGGTFSAEISLSYILHEHKPSVMVTVRDISERKRAEAELKASEEKYSTLVEKGNDGILILHDLSFKFANSKFSELTGYSREELFDRSFTDLVPVEYRRMIGKRIKKVMKDKHSIRRNDELEFLTKNHDLFPAEISLAYILHEEKPSVMMTVRDISERKQAEFELKASEKKYSSLVEEGNDGIIIVQNGILIFANIKFCEITGFSRTEILRRPFEDFLSIEYKRLVMNKFRKSLEKKKSSLKYEIELVSKEGGNTPAEINSSIIDHEGAPAIMAIIRDITDQKEKERELLELIEVQKVLETVIKSSPAVVFFWKPDEDWKVEFVSENISQFGYQADDLMSGKILYGDIIHPSDVERLTMEYDIFSGEENLSFEYRILTKAGEVRWVDERSVLKRDAEGKLQYIQGIIVDITERKNVKNFMQIGNDVGMLFSPLGDVGDMFSQLVEFTTQMDNLDCGALYLVDGQTGDMNIVAHSGLSSDFVKSARHYGGKSIHARLLKTEYPLYTRYYELTSMIPGEKLSYEGLEATALIPIRYGMELVAILMLSSHSVYSVPFEVRDSLETVASQIGPVIGRMREQADVQKNIRNLQVIFDAMEDMVFMLDADGCLLYANPHTFNRLGYSEHDLIGMSLINLYPQNELIEAATEIKSILEGRAKICTIPFESVFGELVSVEMHCSMGQLDDNPITICVSRERV comes from the coding sequence TTGGCAAGGCGCGGGGGTCATATCATCAGCTCTGAAAAAATACAGGAAAAGAAGTATTCTTTACTGAATGGGAATACCAACTGCCGGATGTCTGACGCAGTTATCTCTTTTCTCTGGAAAGGTGATGATAAAAAGCATGTTATTTCAGTTTCTGAAAACATCTCCCTTTTAGGATATCATCCCGATGAATTCATTTCTGGAAAAATCATTTTTGAGGATATTGTTTATCCTTCAGATATTGAAGCTATAAGGCAAAGCTATTCTCAGTATATTAAAGATGAGAATAATCCATTTTTCATTGCAGATTATAGATTGAGATCAATTGATGGTAAAATCTGTGAAGTTAGCGAAAGAACCGTTAAGATTTCCAGGGACGATCTTAGTCTTTATCATGGCATAATATCGGTGAAAAGAAGTTTTGAGTTTGATACTGACAAAGAGAAGAGCTATTGCAAAAGTATAGTTGATGGTATACAGAGCCCGCTTTTAATTCTTGATAATACGTTTCATGTTTTTTCCGCTAATAGGTATTTTTATGAACTTTTTAAGTTAAAACCTGAAAACACTGAAGGAAAACATTTTTTAAATTTACATAATGCTAACAAGGAAGAGCTGGGTTCATTTTTTGATCGGGTTTTGCAGGATGAGTATTTCTTCGATTCTGTTGAAGTAGGATGCACCATAGATGGTCTTGGGGAAAGGACAATGAGGCTTTCTGCCCGTCCACTTGATACCGGTATGGACAGAAAGAAGTTGATTCTGGTTTCAATAGAAGATATAACTTCCCAGAAAATAGCTGAAGCAAAACTCAGGGCATCGGAAGAAAAGTATTCTAATCTTGTAGAAAAGGGAAATGATGGTATCCTTATAGTAGACAGGAAAGGGACACTTAGTTTTGCAAACTCCAAATTCTCCCAGATGATAGAAATCAAAGAACAAGAACTTTCAGATAGGAACCTTCTGGATTTTGTTCCTTTTGATTATCATCGTATGATAGGTATTCGCCTCAAGAAAGTCCTCAAGGACATGCGTAGTATAAGACGCAATGATGAGGTTGAGTTTATCAAAGCTGAAGGTGGAACTTTTTCCGCTGAAATAAGTCTGTCCTATATATTACATGAACACAAGCCTTCTGTGATGGTGACTGTCAGGGATATCTCTGAAAGAAAACGTGCAGAAGCTGAGCTTAAGGCATCTGAAGAAAAATATTCTACTCTTGTTGAGAAAGGAAATGACGGAATATTAATTCTCCATGATCTGTCTTTCAAGTTTGCAAATTCCAAGTTTTCCGAACTTACAGGTTATTCACGGGAAGAGTTATTTGATAGGAGTTTCACAGATCTTGTTCCGGTAGAATACAGGCGCATGATAGGAAAGCGCATTAAAAAAGTAATGAAGGATAAACATAGCATTCGCAGAAATGACGAACTTGAATTCCTGACAAAGAACCATGATCTTTTCCCGGCAGAAATAAGTCTGGCTTATATTTTACATGAGGAGAAGCCCTCTGTAATGATGACTGTCAGGGATATATCTGAAAGAAAACAGGCTGAGTTTGAACTCAAAGCTTCGGAAAAGAAATATTCCTCTCTTGTAGAAGAAGGTAATGACGGTATCATTATTGTCCAGAATGGTATACTTATTTTTGCCAACATAAAGTTCTGTGAAATAACTGGTTTTTCCAGAACTGAAATACTTCGCAGGCCGTTTGAAGATTTTCTGTCTATAGAATATAAGCGGCTTGTTATGAACAAATTCAGGAAAAGTCTTGAGAAAAAGAAGTCCTCACTGAAATATGAGATTGAGCTGGTATCAAAAGAAGGAGGCAACACTCCTGCTGAAATCAACTCTTCAATTATTGATCACGAAGGTGCACCAGCTATAATGGCAATTATCAGGGACATAACCGATCAGAAAGAAAAAGAAAGAGAACTCCTTGAACTCATAGAGGTGCAGAAAGTTCTTGAAACCGTAATTAAGAGCAGTCCTGCGGTTGTCTTTTTCTGGAAACCTGATGAGGACTGGAAAGTTGAATTCGTTTCTGAGAACATATCCCAATTTGGATATCAGGCAGACGACCTGATGTCAGGCAAGATCCTTTATGGCGATATCATCCATCCATCTGATGTGGAAAGACTCACCATGGAATATGATATCTTTTCCGGTGAGGAGAACCTTTCATTTGAGTATCGCATACTTACAAAAGCAGGTGAGGTACGCTGGGTTGATGAGAGATCTGTTCTTAAACGTGATGCTGAAGGTAAGCTCCAGTACATTCAGGGTATTATTGTAGATATTACCGAGCGGAAGAATGTGAAGAACTTTATGCAGATAGGCAATGACGTAGGTATGCTTTTCAGTCCGCTTGGTGATGTAGGGGATATGTTTTCCCAGCTTGTGGAATTCACCACCCAGATGGATAATCTGGACTGTGGTGCTCTCTATCTTGTAGATGGGCAGACAGGTGATATGAATATTGTTGCCCACTCAGGTCTTTCATCTGATTTTGTTAAAAGTGCAAGACATTATGGCGGCAAATCTATCCATGCACGTCTTTTGAAGACAGAATATCCGCTTTACACCCGGTATTATGAGCTGACATCCATGATCCCCGGTGAGAAACTGAGTTATGAGGGACTTGAAGCAACTGCTTTGATACCTATAAGATATGGGATGGAGCTTGTGGCAATATTAATGTTGTCATCACATAGCGTTTATTCTGTTCCTTTTGAAGTAAGGGATTCTCTTGAGACGGTGGCATCCCAGATAGGTCCTGTAATTGGGCGCATGCGTGAACAGGCAGATGTCCAGAAAAATATCAGGAATCTTCAGGTTATTTTTGATGCCATGGAGGACATGGTTTTCATGCTTGATGCTGATGGTTGTCTCCTCTATGCAAATCCACATACTTTCAATAGGCTTGGTTACTCTGAACATGATCTTATAGGAATGAGTCTTATTAATCTCTATCCTCAGAATGAGCTTATTGAAGCTGCAACAGAAATAAAATCTATATTGGAAGGCAGGGCAAAGATCTGCACGATTCCTTTTGAGTCTGTTTTCGGAGAACTTGTATCAGTTGAGATGCATTGTTCAATGGGGCAACTGGATGATAATCCAATAACGATATGCGTCTCCCGCGAAAGGGTATAA
- the mtaC gene encoding methanol--corrinoid protein MtaC: MLIVDKEGILIRYNVKMEKSMTPEEAAAELYPKEELYKPIAEAIFEGEEDDVIEGLEAAIAAGKDPIALIDDALMVGMKVVTDLYDQGVIFLPNVMMSADAMLEGIEFCKGQSNEAPVQKGKVVCMVAEGDVHDIGKSIVAALLRANGYEVIDLGRDVPSAEALAAVKEHEPIMMTGTALMTTTMYAFKEVNDLLVESGITMPFACGGGAVNQDFVSTYSLGVYGEEAADAPKMADAILAGADIAALREKFHNH; this comes from the coding sequence ATGTTAATAGTAGACAAAGAAGGTATCCTTATCAGATACAACGTTAAAATGGAAAAATCAATGACCCCTGAAGAGGCGGCAGCAGAACTCTATCCAAAAGAGGAGTTATACAAGCCAATTGCAGAAGCAATCTTTGAGGGTGAAGAAGATGATGTTATCGAAGGTCTCGAGGCAGCTATCGCAGCAGGCAAGGACCCAATCGCACTCATCGACGATGCACTTATGGTAGGTATGAAGGTAGTAACAGACCTTTACGACCAGGGTGTAATCTTCCTTCCAAACGTAATGATGTCCGCAGATGCAATGCTCGAAGGTATCGAGTTCTGTAAGGGCCAGTCCAACGAAGCACCTGTCCAGAAGGGCAAGGTTGTCTGTATGGTCGCAGAAGGTGACGTACACGACATCGGAAAGTCAATCGTAGCAGCACTCCTCAGAGCAAACGGCTATGAAGTTATCGACCTCGGAAGAGATGTACCATCCGCAGAAGCACTTGCAGCTGTAAAGGAACACGAGCCAATCATGATGACCGGAACTGCACTCATGACAACAACCATGTACGCATTCAAGGAAGTCAACGACCTTCTCGTCGAGAGCGGAATCACAATGCCATTCGCATGTGGTGGCGGAGCAGTAAACCAGGACTTCGTATCCACCTACTCACTCGGTGTATACGGTGAAGAAGCAGCAGATGCACCAAAGATGGCAGACGCTATCCTTGCAGGCGCAGACATTGCAGCACTCAGAGAGAAATTCCACAACCACTAA
- the mtaB gene encoding methanol--corrinoid protein co-methyltransferase MtaB yields MAINRFTSMAYSEADEMVFGNAKKPVKAGLDLEIGAGYTTAEVNYAPRPEAGESMEKLVNEYQRITKDIMARMVQVGFPSVVLETEHVQQMTNNPSWGAAVAHAQKTIMEEYHEEYGIKCALRHTPGDIREHKEFMELRGDKMSVVMESFEQIAESGADLLSIESMGGKEIFDYAVLRNDVPGMLYAIGCLGTMDMDYLWQEISSVAQKKGVVSAGDTDCAQANTAMFIAGGLLDKNLAHTLAILARAISAPRSLAAYEAGAVGPGKDCGYENIIVKAISGMPMSFEGKTSTCAHSDVMGNLIMQCCDLWSNESVEYHGEFGGTTVQCWSESLNYDCALMNTALKSGNEKILRDLLMASDRFRDPQSYVLAYDNAYAVGEAIVKDGDDIFLRAKNAAVACCDTLNNAEGLEMTKFELGALEKATAELNAITSESETFLSECMDRFKKEVPVFKPENYAL; encoded by the coding sequence ATGGCAATTAACAGATTCACATCAATGGCATACTCCGAAGCTGACGAAATGGTCTTCGGAAACGCAAAGAAACCTGTGAAAGCAGGTCTTGACCTCGAGATCGGAGCAGGATACACAACCGCAGAAGTAAACTACGCACCAAGGCCAGAAGCTGGTGAGTCCATGGAGAAACTCGTAAACGAGTACCAGAGGATCACAAAAGATATCATGGCTAGAATGGTTCAGGTAGGTTTCCCATCCGTAGTACTTGAGACAGAGCACGTACAGCAGATGACCAACAACCCATCATGGGGAGCAGCTGTAGCACACGCACAGAAGACCATCATGGAAGAGTACCATGAAGAATATGGAATCAAATGTGCACTGAGACACACCCCTGGTGACATCAGAGAGCACAAAGAGTTCATGGAGCTCAGAGGCGACAAGATGTCAGTTGTCATGGAGTCATTCGAACAGATCGCAGAAAGCGGCGCAGACCTTCTCTCCATCGAATCAATGGGTGGAAAGGAAATCTTCGACTACGCAGTACTCAGGAACGACGTTCCAGGTATGCTCTACGCAATCGGCTGTCTTGGTACCATGGACATGGACTACCTCTGGCAGGAAATCTCAAGCGTAGCACAGAAGAAGGGCGTTGTCTCCGCTGGTGACACAGACTGTGCACAGGCAAACACTGCAATGTTTATTGCAGGTGGACTTCTTGACAAGAACCTTGCACACACCCTTGCAATCCTCGCAAGAGCAATCTCCGCTCCAAGATCACTCGCAGCATACGAAGCTGGCGCAGTAGGTCCAGGAAAGGACTGTGGATACGAGAACATCATCGTAAAGGCAATTTCCGGTATGCCAATGTCCTTTGAAGGTAAGACATCAACCTGTGCACACTCAGATGTAATGGGTAACCTTATCATGCAGTGCTGTGACCTCTGGTCAAACGAGTCCGTTGAATACCACGGTGAATTCGGTGGTACAACAGTACAGTGCTGGTCCGAGTCCCTTAACTACGACTGTGCTCTTATGAACACAGCTCTTAAGTCAGGAAACGAGAAGATCCTCAGAGACCTCCTCATGGCTTCTGACAGATTCAGAGACCCACAGTCCTACGTCCTTGCATACGACAACGCATACGCTGTCGGTGAAGCAATCGTAAAGGACGGAGACGACATCTTCCTCCGTGCAAAGAACGCTGCAGTAGCATGCTGTGACACACTCAACAACGCAGAGGGTCTTGAGATGACAAAGTTCGAGCTCGGTGCACTCGAGAAGGCAACCGCAGAACTCAACGCAATCACCTCAGAATCCGAAACATTCCTCAGCGAGTGCATGGACAGATTCAAGAAGGAAGTTCCAGTATTCAAGCCAGAGAACTACGCTCTCTAA
- a CDS encoding PKD domain-containing protein, with product MNSSKRFHLLTIFTLMVVLILPVMTEEGSSADLVISEISVNPSSYQVEPGNTFSIDIDINPVTPVSGVQFDLSLPSSGFSLLDVNEGDLFSKSGATVAFELKNTPSSTGSGTVYSAVLGNLSANEAGTVAEMTVVAGEETGYFDFGLSNVIMSDTSSNPIGFISNPATVLVDSKPVLTNPGLVQVTENNLLDLKLQAADADNDILTFSASSVPDGASFDNITGNILWTPDPGQVGEHSVEVTASDGYLEDTIILIIEVLPSDLAPVADASGPYTTRVGKKIKLAGTNSYDPDGTIMSYTWDLGDGSTAVGETVFHTYSRTGVYTLTLTVMDNAGNTDTAVTTVTVESFFKFYFK from the coding sequence ATGAATTCTTCAAAACGATTTCATTTACTTACGATATTTACCTTAATGGTTGTGCTTATTTTACCTGTGATGACAGAAGAGGGAAGTTCAGCCGATCTTGTTATCAGTGAAATAAGCGTTAACCCTTCCAGTTACCAGGTGGAACCGGGGAACACATTTTCGATAGATATAGATATTAACCCGGTAACTCCAGTATCTGGCGTACAGTTTGATCTGTCACTTCCATCTTCGGGTTTTTCATTACTTGATGTTAATGAAGGGGATTTATTTTCCAAATCCGGAGCAACTGTGGCATTTGAATTAAAAAACACTCCTTCATCAACAGGTTCAGGAACAGTATATTCAGCAGTTCTTGGAAACCTGTCAGCAAACGAAGCTGGCACAGTTGCGGAAATGACTGTTGTCGCAGGGGAAGAGACTGGTTACTTTGATTTTGGTCTTAGCAATGTAATAATGAGTGATACTTCTTCAAATCCTATTGGATTCATTTCTAATCCTGCAACTGTTCTGGTTGATTCAAAACCTGTATTAACAAATCCCGGACTGGTACAGGTTACTGAGAATAATCTGCTTGATCTGAAATTACAGGCAGCAGATGCAGATAATGACATATTGACATTTTCAGCAAGTTCAGTTCCTGATGGAGCATCTTTTGACAACATTACAGGCAACATACTGTGGACACCTGATCCAGGTCAGGTAGGTGAACATTCTGTAGAAGTAACGGCAAGTGATGGTTATCTGGAAGATACAATTATTTTGATAATTGAAGTTCTTCCTTCTGACTTAGCACCTGTTGCAGATGCAAGTGGTCCATATACTACAAGAGTCGGTAAAAAGATAAAATTAGCAGGTACAAATTCCTATGATCCGGATGGAACTATAATGTCATACACCTGGGATTTAGGGGATGGCAGCACAGCAGTTGGTGAAACAGTCTTCCACACATATTCAAGGACGGGAGTATACACATTAACATTAACAGTAATGGATAATGCAGGAAATACAGATACAGCCGTTACAACAGTAACTGTTGAGAGTTTCTTCAAGTTCTATTTTAAATGA
- a CDS encoding Rieske (2Fe-2S) protein — MPEWVAAVKEEDLKEEKIKVVNAGNRQIALIKKSNEIFAIDNECPHEGCPLKSGSLEEYTLKCACHNWGFDIRTGENVDTGEYIDMDDPKVETYETKIENGIIEILV, encoded by the coding sequence ATGCCAGAATGGGTAGCTGCTGTTAAAGAAGAAGATCTCAAGGAAGAGAAAATAAAAGTTGTAAACGCAGGTAACAGGCAAATTGCTCTTATTAAAAAGAGCAATGAAATATTTGCAATTGACAATGAATGTCCGCATGAAGGATGCCCACTTAAAAGTGGTTCCCTTGAGGAGTACACACTCAAGTGTGCATGCCATAACTGGGGTTTTGATATAAGGACCGGGGAAAATGTCGATACGGGAGAATATATAGACATGGATGACCCGAAAGTTGAAACCTATGAAACCAAAATTGAAAATGGGATAATCGAAATCCTGGTATAA
- a CDS encoding DEAD/DEAH box helicase, which yields MESSTFKDLHLSRNLEKAIEELGFEEPTPIQTQAIPFIMEGRDVIGQAQTGTGKTAAFGIPALEMVNPNSKKTQALVLCPTRELANQVAEELGKLAKYLNVKILPVYGGQNIDRQIKALRRGVHIVIGTPGRVMDHIERKTLKLNGVDMIVLDEADEMLDMGFREDIETILSSVPDTRQTIFFSATMPKPIMRLTKQYQQNPTHVKTIHKVVTAPNMEQSYFEVKHHMKPDVLCRMIDIYDVKSSLVFCNTKRMVDDLVTTLKARGYLADGLHGDMKQNQREKVMASFRNGEIETLVATDVAARGIDVENIEVVFNFDMPQDEESYVHRIGRTGRAGRQGIALTFVTAREIYKIKSIQKYTKTKIKCKKVPTRSDAEEIKAGMLANRVKETIDEGHLGKYVHWVEKMLDEDCTTMDIAAGLVKIMLAENR from the coding sequence ATGGAATCATCAACTTTCAAAGACCTTCACTTATCAAGAAATCTTGAAAAAGCAATTGAAGAACTGGGTTTTGAGGAACCAACTCCTATTCAGACCCAGGCAATACCTTTTATTATGGAAGGCAGGGATGTTATAGGACAGGCCCAGACAGGTACAGGAAAAACAGCAGCATTTGGAATTCCTGCTCTTGAAATGGTAAACCCTAACAGCAAGAAGACACAGGCACTTGTCCTCTGTCCAACAAGAGAACTTGCAAACCAGGTTGCAGAAGAGCTGGGTAAACTTGCCAAGTATCTTAATGTGAAGATACTTCCGGTTTACGGCGGACAAAATATTGACAGACAGATAAAGGCTCTCAGAAGAGGCGTTCATATCGTTATTGGAACTCCTGGAAGAGTAATGGATCATATTGAGAGAAAGACTCTGAAGCTTAACGGCGTGGATATGATAGTGCTCGACGAAGCAGATGAAATGCTGGATATGGGTTTCAGGGAAGATATTGAAACAATTCTCAGCAGTGTTCCTGATACAAGGCAGACTATATTTTTCTCTGCGACAATGCCAAAGCCAATAATGAGGCTGACAAAACAGTATCAACAGAACCCTACTCATGTAAAGACAATACACAAAGTAGTTACTGCGCCAAACATGGAACAGTCCTATTTTGAGGTCAAGCATCACATGAAACCTGATGTTCTTTGCAGAATGATAGACATTTATGATGTAAAGTCATCTCTTGTGTTCTGTAATACTAAAAGGATGGTAGATGACCTTGTTACCACCCTGAAAGCCAGAGGTTATCTCGCAGATGGTTTGCATGGTGATATGAAGCAGAACCAGAGAGAGAAAGTAATGGCAAGCTTCAGGAATGGTGAAATTGAAACACTTGTTGCTACTGATGTGGCTGCACGTGGTATTGATGTGGAGAATATTGAGGTTGTATTCAATTTTGATATGCCACAGGATGAAGAATCATATGTTCACAGGATTGGTAGAACCGGCCGTGCAGGAAGGCAGGGAATTGCACTTACTTTTGTAACTGCAAGGGAGATCTACAAAATCAAGAGCATCCAGAAGTATACTAAGACCAAGATAAAGTGCAAGAAGGTTCCGACAAGAAGCGATGCCGAGGAAATCAAGGCAGGTATGCTTGCAAACAGAGTAAAGGAAACCATAGATGAAGGACATCTTGGCAAATATGTCCACTGGGTGGAAAAAATGCTTGATGAGGATTGCACTACCATGGATATAGCAGCTGGCCTTGTTAAGATCATGCTGGCTGAAAACAGGTAA
- the eif1A gene encoding translation initiation factor eIF-1A has product MANYRSKKRKSNASGGNTDGEVVRVRTPRKDNGEVLATVSSLLGANRVRLQCMDGVVRMGRIPGSKKKRMWVREGDIVIATPWEIQDEKADVIWKYTRPQVNWLEKKGFLK; this is encoded by the coding sequence CTGGCTAATTATAGAAGTAAAAAGAGGAAAAGTAACGCAAGTGGAGGAAACACTGACGGTGAAGTTGTCAGAGTAAGAACACCACGTAAAGACAATGGTGAGGTTCTTGCAACTGTTTCAAGTTTACTCGGAGCTAACAGGGTAAGGTTGCAGTGTATGGACGGTGTTGTCCGTATGGGCAGGATACCTGGCTCAAAGAAGAAGAGAATGTGGGTTCGTGAAGGCGATATTGTTATTGCTACTCCATGGGAAATCCAGGACGAGAAAGCCGATGTTATCTGGAAATACACCAGACCACAGGTTAACTGGCTGGAGAAAAAAGGATTCCTTAAATAG
- a CDS encoding TRAM domain-containing protein: protein MFNNREESTAPVDAGETYDVTIEDIAREGDGIARVSGFVIFVPGTSVGDEVSIKITKVLRKFAFGEVAE, encoded by the coding sequence ATGTTCAATAACAGAGAAGAATCAACTGCTCCAGTAGATGCCGGAGAGACATACGACGTAACAATTGAAGATATCGCAAGAGAGGGTGACGGAATTGCAAGAGTAAGCGGTTTTGTAATCTTCGTACCAGGCACATCCGTAGGCGATGAAGTAAGCATCAAGATCACAAAAGTACTCAGAAAGTTCGCTTTCGGAGAAGTTGCTGAATAA
- the hgcB gene encoding mercury methylation ferredoxin HgcB translates to MFNSYKENTLKYYPEKCINCLMCTNVCPHGVFTDGEKQVMLTKPELCMECGACAGNCPVEAIEVQSGVGCAWAMISAALKGKDMDSEACCCGEDGCCQ, encoded by the coding sequence ATGTTCAATTCTTACAAAGAAAACACACTTAAGTACTATCCTGAAAAATGCATCAACTGTCTTATGTGTACAAATGTCTGCCCTCATGGAGTTTTCACTGATGGAGAAAAACAAGTAATGCTTACAAAACCGGAATTATGTATGGAATGTGGAGCATGTGCCGGTAATTGTCCGGTTGAAGCAATCGAAGTGCAGAGTGGTGTTGGCTGTGCATGGGCAATGATAAGTGCAGCCCTTAAGGGAAAGGATATGGACAGCGAAGCATGCTGCTGTGGAGAGGATGGATGCTGTCAGTGA
- the hgcA gene encoding mercury methylation corrinoid protein HgcA, with translation MDKTRDTDSRYSPESKDDAGQFIQTISLEKSSPAPEIRETTSLITFNDRLDHFLAHWGVNRMKHRIDPGIYKLGNPDADSPVFVSANYTLSFDALRSSLTGIDCYILVIDTKGINVWCAAGKGTFGTDEIVYRIRLTGLAKLVNHRNLILPQLGAPGVSAHEVKRRSGFKVEYGPVRAKDLPEYLNNHIATPEMRKVRFTFKDRLVLTPIEFIHVIKPTLIAAIILYLLSGPFAALLAIVTAFAGTVLFPVLLPYLPTHDLSIKGILFGWIVALPFGIFLAANTNMILWKEILSLLAIFLIVPAITSYLALNFTGCTTYTSRTGVKKEIFKYVPYMALKSGTGLLCLLILAIANLKEMI, from the coding sequence ATGGACAAAACCAGAGATACAGATTCACGCTACTCTCCTGAAAGCAAAGATGATGCTGGCCAGTTCATCCAGACGATAAGTCTGGAGAAAAGCAGCCCCGCACCAGAAATCCGTGAAACAACAAGCTTAATTACCTTTAACGACAGGCTTGACCACTTTCTTGCTCACTGGGGAGTGAACAGAATGAAACACAGAATAGACCCCGGCATCTACAAACTTGGCAATCCTGATGCAGATTCGCCGGTATTTGTTTCTGCAAATTACACACTCAGTTTTGATGCACTTCGCAGTTCACTTACAGGCATCGATTGCTACATACTTGTCATTGACACAAAAGGAATTAACGTCTGGTGTGCTGCCGGAAAAGGAACATTTGGCACCGATGAGATAGTATATCGCATCAGGTTGACAGGACTTGCAAAATTGGTCAACCATCGAAACCTGATATTACCACAGCTAGGAGCACCCGGTGTCTCTGCACATGAAGTCAAACGTAGGTCTGGGTTCAAAGTCGAATACGGACCTGTACGTGCAAAAGATCTGCCGGAATATCTCAATAACCATATTGCAACACCTGAAATGAGAAAGGTCAGGTTCACCTTTAAAGACAGGCTGGTGTTGACACCGATAGAATTCATCCATGTCATAAAACCAACATTAATTGCTGCAATAATCCTCTACCTGCTGTCCGGTCCCTTTGCAGCACTTCTGGCAATTGTAACAGCATTTGCAGGAACAGTATTGTTCCCTGTTCTGCTGCCTTACCTGCCGACACATGACCTCAGCATCAAGGGAATTCTCTTTGGATGGATTGTAGCCTTGCCATTTGGAATTTTCCTTGCAGCAAACACCAATATGATCCTCTGGAAAGAAATACTATCGTTGCTAGCCATTTTCCTGATAGTACCGGCAATCACAAGCTATCTTGCTCTCAACTTTACAGGCTGTACAACTTACACATCAAGAACCGGTGTTAAGAAAGAGATATTCAAGTATGTACCTTACATGGCACTTAAATCAGGAACTGGATTGCTTTGCCTGCTTATTCTTGCAATTGCAAACCTGAAGGAGATGATCTGA